The genomic DNA GCTTCCCGCGTATCCAACTCATAAGCCACTTCTTTTTCTGAAGAACGCGTGACACTTCGTCTACATTCGCTTTGTGGAATTCAACGAAAAACACTTTGTCGTCTTGGTTATTGATGTAATATCCGATAGCGTAATCCCACCTGTTGTCATTCGGGTACACTGATTTCAGTGCATCATCAATGTTAACGCTGCCTGTGACCCGTTTTGAATTATTTACAATTATACTGTTCTTGTGTGCTTTACTTAGTGCATCAAGTTGACTTTGTAAGAAAGGGGCGATATCATCAGTACACTTGACAGCAGTCTTGAACTTCATTCCACCTCCTCAGCACTACTGCTGGATATAATCTTCGCAACAACTTCGCCAACTCGCCCACTAAATTCTGTTAATCCGCCCCAATTGGCCTCATTAGGATTTTCTGCACCGGGGTCCAGCGCGGATATGTCACGAACCTTGTGGCCTGAAAAATCAGTTGATCGATAAAAATAGAAGACGCGGTACTCTTTCCCGATGGCTGCTGTTGCGATTTTCTTCATCCCAGGGCTGTGCCTCCGGAGACCGAACATATCGATCACTTTGTCGGGGGCGGCTTGATAATGCTGAATGGTTCTCAGCCCCCAAAGCACATCAAGGACATGGGGGGAATGTGTGGAAAGTACGACGCGATATCCGCGAAGAAGCAACTCAAGCACAACAAGCATCACGGCGGAGATCGCTTCGGGATGGAGACCCATTTCTGGTTCCTCAACAATCACCCACTCCGTAGCATCTCGTCGGGCAATTTTCGCGGAGGGACACAACCAATAAAGGGCGATGAGCAATGGAATGAACTCGCGCTGCCCAGCGGACCATACCATAAATGGGAGCTTCTCTCCTTCTCCTGCATCTTGGAGAACAAGGCGTTTCTGAAATCCACCCTTGCGGTCTAACTTGAGTGAGAAGCCGTGAAAAATGGCACTGTCAAGCGCTTTGCGAAGTTCGCTCTTTAATCTCTTTTCCTGCGGGAAGACATTTCCAGTCTTTCTCCCGAGTCCTGCTTCCATCTGCATACGTAGCTTCTCGCTGAAACAAGGAACCACATATGGATCTCCTACTGCAAAATCGGTGAAATGCCTTGGCCAGCCTATATTAAGCGACAACACCCTTTGTGCCGGAATAAATAACATACTCTCTTTCCGTAGTTGCTCCTTGGCTTTCCCAAAATTCTTCAGCTTATTGGCAAGGTCAACGGAGGCCCCTTCCCAGACAACAACGCTCGCTTCATTCCCTTCTTTTGTCCAAACAGATTGCATTCCTTCACCTAAGTATAGGTTGAGGAAAAGGCCCAGATCCCCTCCCCAGTCATATCCATATTTCTTGAAGTCAGCAATAATTCTTGGACCGTCAATCATCAGCTTCAGAAATTGAAGGAAAATACTCTTCCCACTAGCCTGAGGACCCACCAGCACAGTTAAGTCACCGAATTCGACTTCGGCTTTATTAAGCTGTCCTACATTCTGCAGTTCAAGTTTCATGGTATGTGCTCCACAAAGTTGCCTAACTATTGTTTGTATGGTTTCCAATTAAACCTATTTCTGATCTTCTTTTTAGATAACACGTCAAATAAAATGTCATTGTCGTTCGCACTATGATACTATTTTAATAATTGTAATAAATCTTTTCTACGCATCAAAATCAAGATAATTTTCTTATAAATTTAATCATTTTTCCATTATATTTTCTGGTAAGGCATCTGGAACAGGTCAAATCTTCCTATGAAATTGTTTTTGCTTTTTTGTGAGGTTTGTCGCATGAGCACACAAATATAATAGAACGAGGTTTGTCAAAGCTTTTCGGGAACAGAAGAATCGACCTGAGGACACATAGGGAATTGAGCAAGCATTTCAGAGACAGGGTTTTGGCTGAGGTGGAGGAATTCCAGGGAGTTGGTTCATACCGCTACCACAAAGGCTTCAAAATTCTCCGGAGGAACAGGAATATTATCTTCTTTTAGAGCCAGGATATAACCTTCAATAGCTTCTTTTATATTGGTGATAGCTTCTTCTTTTGTTTTGCCTTGGCTGATGCAGCCGGGCAAACTCGGACATTCAGCAACCCAATAGCCGTCTTCGCCGTGATAAATAAATACTTCTCTCATAGTTTTTACCTCCGATTATATCTTTCGTTTGCGGTTGGGCACAAGTTCTTTTAATAATTGTAATAAGTCTTTTCTGTGTATTGCAAGCAAGATAATTTTTTCCTAATCTGGCCCCATATAAAACCGCCGCATTACCCATCCATATATTGTTCTTCCGGCTCGTTCCGGGCCGCCTCGAGTATCTTCTCGGCCACCTGCTCCGGAGTATCCACGATGATACCTCTCGATGCCGCGGAATCGCGCTGCCTTTGACGAAGCTGCTTGTCGCCCAGGGAGTTCTTCCCGAAATCGGTGGCTGTTGTCCGGGGATAGAAGGTGACCACACGAATGTTATCGGAGGCAAGCTCGACACGGGCAGCGAGAACAACTTTTGCGCCTTCTGCGGCAAAACGCCGGGCGGCGGCCAGTCCGATACCCGCCGATGCGCCGGTAATGTATCTCAAAGACCGTGAAACAAGTTCAGTATTTTTCCTCCTTTGTATTCACCACATACACCGTGTCCCCCGGCCCCAGATCGTAAAGAAGAAAGTCTTTTCCTTTTTCAAAATCGCGCGCGATATTCTTCATATTCTGTTTCGGGTCAAGCACAAAACCGCCGTTTCCTCCCGATTGCAGCCGGAAACAGCCCCGGCCGTCCGCAGGGGTGATCCAGGCGCCGGAGTAGTAGTTTCGCGCCCCGGGGATTTT from Candidatus Latescibacter sp. includes the following:
- a CDS encoding type II toxin-antitoxin system HicB family antitoxin, which produces MREVFIYHGEDGYWVAECPSLPGCISQGKTKEEAITNIKEAIEGYILALKEDNIPVPPENFEAFVVAV
- a CDS encoding ATP-binding protein: MKLELQNVGQLNKAEVEFGDLTVLVGPQASGKSIFLQFLKLMIDGPRIIADFKKYGYDWGGDLGLFLNLYLGEGMQSVWTKEGNEASVVVWEGASVDLANKLKNFGKAKEQLRKESMLFIPAQRVLSLNIGWPRHFTDFAVGDPYVVPCFSEKLRMQMEAGLGRKTGNVFPQEKRLKSELRKALDSAIFHGFSLKLDRKGGFQKRLVLQDAGEGEKLPFMVWSAGQREFIPLLIALYWLCPSAKIARRDATEWVIVEEPEMGLHPEAISAVMLVVLELLLRGYRVVLSTHSPHVLDVLWGLRTIQHYQAAPDKVIDMFGLRRHSPGMKKIATAAIGKEYRVFYFYRSTDFSGHKVRDISALDPGAENPNEANWGGLTEFSGRVGEVVAKIISSSSAEEVE
- a CDS encoding SDR family NAD(P)-dependent oxidoreductase, whose translation is MRYITGASAGIGLAAARRFAAEGAKVVLAARVELASDNIRVVTFYPRTTATDFGKNSLGDKQLRQRQRDSAASRGIIVDTPEQVAEKILEAARNEPEEQYMDG